The proteins below come from a single Triticum aestivum cultivar Chinese Spring chromosome 5D, IWGSC CS RefSeq v2.1, whole genome shotgun sequence genomic window:
- the LOC123120018 gene encoding CCR4-NOT transcription complex subunit 11: MSVDAPVPTLRPEERAGLLALLASAARPLADVVADFLARFPRERRLRVGATLCFLLEDKKMLHATGRLIAFAILHQSYSSQPVNPYVPLLLNAACDESSDKSEQAFVQLLLTSSSGDNNNEVLQKSAVDYVNGPVSASQALLPREQLEKQFCRSIVQPQPQVSSFRSATVRCAIPDPDIPQSCANSSEISAPGSKQKSTSDDRDSALVALLQEKSWGRLGPQWIRPNPPRLHILDGELQWLNPDNNHELLWDYSMCAETSRGAAIRDLIARALKGPLVPAQQEQVVIELVKDSKLVYHCGMTPQKLPDLVEHNPLIAVELLSKLMNSPDIAGYFDVLVHMEMSLHSMEVVNRLTTAVELPTGFVHEYISNCIQSCQNIKDKYMQNRLVRLVCVFLQSLIRNQIINVQDLFIEVQAFCIEFSRIREAAGLFRLLKSLE; encoded by the exons ATGTCGGTGGACGCCCCCGTCCCGACGCTGCGTCCGGAGGAGCGGGCAGGCCTCCTGGCGCTGCTCGCATCCGCTGCGCGCCCGCTGGCCGACGTTGTAGCCGACTTCCTCGCGCGCTTCCCCCGCGAGCGCCGCCTCCGCGTCGGCGCTACGCTCTGCTTCCTCCTAGAG GACAAGAAAATGCTTCATGCAACCGGTCGTCTAATCGCATTTGCAATTCTTCATCAGAGCTATTCCTCACAGCCAGTAAATCCCTATGTTCCTCTGCTGTTAAAT GCAGCTTGTGATGAATCATCAGATAAATCAGAACAAGCATTTGTCCAACTTTTGTTGACTTCGTCCAGCGGAGACAATAACAATGAG GTGCTGCAAAAGTCAGCTGTAGATTACGTAAATGGGCCTGTTTCTGCATCACAG GCCTTATTGCCACGGGAACAGCTTGAGAAGCAATTCTGCAGGAGTATTGTACAGCCTCAGCCTCAAGTTAGTAGTTTCAGAAGCGCTACTGTTAGATGTGCTATACCAGATCCAGATATACCTCAGAGTTGTGCCAATTCATCAGA GATATCAGCGCCTGGAAGCAAACAAAAATCTACTTCCGATGATAGAGATTCTGCTCTTGTTGCTTTACtccaagaaaaatcatggggaAGACTGGGTCCCCAATGGATACGGCCGAACCCCCCAAGACTTCATATACTTGATGGGGAG TTACAGTGGCTGAATCCTGACAACAATCATGAGCTATTATGGGATTATAGCATGTGTGCTGAAACGAGTCGTGGGGCTGCGATCCGTGATTTGATTGCCAGAGCCTTAAAAGGTCCACTTGTACCTGCTCAACAGGAG CAAGTTGTTATAGAATTGGTGAAGGACTCTAAGCTAGTCTATCACTGCGGGATGACTCCACAGAAACTTCCA GACCTTGTTGAGCATAATCCACTCATTGCTGTAGAGCTTCTTTCGAAGCTTATGAACTCTCCTGACATTGCAGG TTATTTTGATGTTCTTGTGCACATGGAGATGAGCCTGCATTCGATGGAAGTTGTAAACAGACTTACTACTGCGGTTGAACTCCCGACAGGATTTGTCCACGAATACATCTCAAATTGTATTCAATCTTGTCAAAACATTAAG GATAAGTACATGCAGAACAGACTGGTGAGATTGGTTTGTGTTTTCCTCCAGAGCCTCATCCGAAATCAGATTATTAACG TTCAAGATCTTTTCATTGAGGTACAGGCATTCTGCATAGAGTTCTCACGAATAAGGGAAGCGGCTGGCTTATTCCGTCTGCTCAAATCTTTGGAGTGA